The Clostridia bacterium genome includes the window TATCCTTCACATTGGGAAAATCATCAGTTCCCCTATATTCTCTCATCCGCCGTTTGATTTCATCCAATTGAAATGCAGCTTCTTCCTCTATGTATCTGTTTGAGACGCCGAGCATATCAACATAGCCTTCATCGGTAAAATAGCTCCCGTCGTAGGATACTGCTCCTATGGCGACTTCCTTGTTATGGGGTGCGCCAATCTTCCGAGGAATGATGAGATCCCATTCCAGGGCAAGCTCCTTTATCATTTCATGAGCTATTACAACACCGCCTCTAGGCACAGCAAGGATTAACGGATTTTCGCTTCTGAACCTTTCCAATTCCTTTAACAGCTTTCTCCCAGCGTCTTTTCTATCTGTAAACATA containing:
- a CDS encoding phosphoribosyltransferase family protein, with the translated sequence MFTDRKDAGRKLLKELERFRSENPLILAVPRGGVVIAHEMIKELALEWDLIIPRKIGAPHNKEVAIGAVSYDGSYFTDEGYVDMLGVSNRYIEEEAAFQLDEIKRRMREYRGTDDFPNVKDRTVIIVDDGIATGFTILAAIKSIKKQGANKVIVAVPVAPRDTVEKLSREVDEVICLEVPEEFYAVGMHYKNFSEVSDEEVAEIINDLGR